A segment of the Streptomyces sp. Tu 2975 genome:
GAAGAGCTGCTCGGGGTTGGTGCCCTGGCCGTTGCCGCCGAGGGCCGCGGGGAAGGCGAGCGGGAGGTCGATCTGGCCGTCGGAGCTGACGGCACGGCCCTCGCGGCCGTTGGCGGTGGCGACAGCGGTGTAGATGGCGTCCATGGGGTGCATCCCTCTTCGTCGTGGTCGGGAACCGATGACCCGAATCAAAGCACACAATTAAATTGAGCACAACTTAATTGGTCGCGGCTTGGTAGAGTGGGGGCATGGAGAAGACACTGGCGGACGTCCCGGACGAGGACTTCCTCCGCCTCGAACACCAGATCTGCTTCTCGCTGCATGCCGCGTCCCGGGCGTTCAACGGCGTCTACCGCACCGTCCTGAAGGACCTCGGCCTCACCTACCCGCAGTACCTGGTGATGCTCGTCCTCTGGGAACACGGCGAACTGCCCGTCAAGGAGATCGGCGAACACCTGCGCCTGGACTCCGGCACGCTGTCACCCCTGCTGAAGCGCCTCGAATCAACGGGCTACGTGGAACGCCGGCGCAGCACGGAGGACGAACGCTCGGTGACGGCCCGGCCGACGGAGGCGGGCCGTGCGCTGCGCGAGAAGGCGCTCGGCATGCCGCGGCGGATCGCGGAGGCGACGGGACTGACGCCGGCACGGATCCGCGCGTTGCGCGAGGAGCTGGACGAACTGACACGAACGCTGGACGCGGCGGGCGCGTGACCGGCACGCGTGACCGGCATCTCGAACGCCGGACGGGCCGAAGTTGCCCGGCAACTTCGGCCCGTCCGGCGTTCGAGGACACCCCGCGCAGCGCGGTAGGGGTCTCCGCCTTCTACTTCACCGAACCCGCCATGACCCCCTGCACAAAGTGCCTCTGGAACGCGAAGAAGACGACCAGCGGCACCACCAGCGACAGGAACGCCCCCGGCGCCAGCACGCCGATGTTGCTGCCGAACTGCCGCATCTGGGACTGCAGCGCCACCGTCAGCGGCTGCGACTCGCTGTCCGCGAAGAGCAGCGCGACGAGCATGTCGTTCCAGACCCAGAGGAACTGGAAGATCGCCAGGCTCGCGATGGCCGGGCGGCCCAGCGGCAGGACCAGGCGGGAGAAGATCCGCCACTCCCCGCCGCCGTCCATCCGCGCCGCCTCCAGCATCTCCCGCGGGATCTCCGCGAAATAGTTGCGCAGCAGGAAGATGGCGAACGGAAGCCCGTAGGCGACGTGGAAGAGGATGACGCCCGCGACCGTGCCGAACAGCCCGACCGCGCCGAACAGTTTGGCCACCGGCAGCAGACCGATCTGCACGGGTACCACCAGCAGGCCGACGACCACGAGGAAGACCGCGTCCCGGCCGGGGAAGTCCAGCCAGGCGAAGGCGTATCCGGCGAGCGCCGCGATGCCGACGACCAGCAGGGTGGCGGGGACCGAGATCAGGACGGTGTTCCAGAAGGCCGCGGCGATGCCGGAGTCCTCGAAGAGCGCGGTGTAGTTGTCGAGGGACAGCTGCGAGGGGTCGGTGAGCGCCGTCCACCAGCCGTCGGACGCGTTGTCACGTTCCGACCGCATGGAGGAGAGGAACAGTCCCGCCAGCGGGGTGATCCAGATGAGTGCGACGACGATCAGTACGGCCTGGACGGCTCCGCTGCCCAGCCATTTCGCGAGCCGGCCCCGGCGTCGGGGGCGTCCGGGCGGGGAGGGCCGGACGGGCCGGGCCGCGGCGGCCCGCTCCGCGGGCGGGCGCTCGACGGTGGTGCGGGCGCTCATGATCGGCTCCTTCTGAAGCGCCGGACGTTGAAGATCATGGCCGGTACGACCAGCAGGAGCAGCAGGACGCTCAGGGCGCTGCCGAGCCCCTGGTCGTTGCCGCCGCCGAAGGACACCAGCCACATCCGGGTGGCCAGCACATTGGCCTCTTCCTGGACCGGTCCGGGCGCGATGATGTAGACGAGGTCGAAGACCTTCATCACGTTGATGACCAGCGTCACGAAGACGACCGTGAGCACGGGCGCCAGCAGCGGCACGGTGATCCTTCGGAAGATCTGGCCTTCGGTGGCGCCGTCCATCCGGGCCGCCTCCAGCGCGTCGCGCGGGATGGCGGCGAGCCCGGCGCCGATGAGCACCATCGCGAAGCCGGTCCACACCCACAGGTAGGCGCCGATGATGGCCGGGGTGACGAGCGCGGGGCCGAGCCAGTTGACGCCCTGGTAGGGGGCGGCGAAGTTCGAGGCGGGCAGCCGGACGGTGTACTCGCCGTCGGCCAGGCCGTCGAAGCGGAAGGACCCGTCGGCGGCGGTCGTGGCCGTGGCGGCGACCTTGCCGTCGTGGACGGCTTCGACGGTCATGC
Coding sequences within it:
- a CDS encoding MarR family transcriptional regulator, producing the protein MEKTLADVPDEDFLRLEHQICFSLHAASRAFNGVYRTVLKDLGLTYPQYLVMLVLWEHGELPVKEIGEHLRLDSGTLSPLLKRLESTGYVERRRSTEDERSVTARPTEAGRALREKALGMPRRIAEATGLTPARIRALREELDELTRTLDAAGA
- a CDS encoding carbohydrate ABC transporter permease encodes the protein MSARTTVERPPAERAAAARPVRPSPPGRPRRRGRLAKWLGSGAVQAVLIVVALIWITPLAGLFLSSMRSERDNASDGWWTALTDPSQLSLDNYTALFEDSGIAAAFWNTVLISVPATLLVVGIAALAGYAFAWLDFPGRDAVFLVVVGLLVVPVQIGLLPVAKLFGAVGLFGTVAGVILFHVAYGLPFAIFLLRNYFAEIPREMLEAARMDGGGEWRIFSRLVLPLGRPAIASLAIFQFLWVWNDMLVALLFADSESQPLTVALQSQMRQFGSNIGVLAPGAFLSLVVPLVVFFAFQRHFVQGVMAGSVK